atgtgtatagaaattacatatttaaaatatataaacgtGTTTAAAATAAcctacaataaataataaaatgtgtaGTTTGAAATTTCATGTAcggtataaaaataataataaattgagggtaaaatgaaatttaaatacatctaattaagaatattaaatgaaTACGTTATTTATCATGGGATTGTTATTAATCTTGAGTTGGTGTCAATAAAATTATGAATACAATTGATGAAATTAATAAAGTGtgcataaaaaattaaaataaaattttaattgagtaataaattaattttttaatgcaATTGGTATGGGTTTAAATCTTAAtatgtcaaaattttaatatttttaaaataaaaactaaattttcTTTATACAATATAgtgttattttaaataaaaatattttaataactgTCTATCCAGTtaagaatttaaataataatagatgaaatGAAGctgaatttaaaattaaaaaatataaatataaaatagaggAAGAATTGTAGGAATTGAATATagagttattattttaatagttttctAAACCAACGAAATTGTAACTTGTTTATGAAGAAAAAGACTTTTCCAAATACGCCGACGCCTGTTTGCATTTACAGCATTTGGGCTCGACACTCCAACCGGCATTTTCTCTATTTGTACCCACTTGAAATTAGAGAAGGAAATCATTGCATCCACCTTGAAAACTCCACTATtagggtgtaataaaatatttaaaatcaattactacatatatttttaaaattttacagttataaatcaataaataaagaataggaaaaattaattaatgatttacgtacatacataaaaataaaaatttatacatCATAATTAAACTTGAACTTCAACTATCTAAAAATTCCAAAACTTTTGCTTTCATCAACAATGTCAAAAATCCCATTGCCACTAATGTCATATATTTGTAActctatatataaaattaaaaattttcggTAGCAATGTATCTAACACTAATCCTAAAACAAATTAcatcttttttttctctctttttgttttatatatatttttatagttaTCGTTCGATACAGCGCACGATTGAACGTCTTCTAAaggggatatatatatatatatgttcccCTTCTTCTATCTCCTCACTCCTCAGCCTCTGGgacaaaaagagaaaagaaaaactgaaGAGCCTTCTCCACTTCTTAGCTTTAATCTAATCGAAAAATCCTCCAAAAGAAGGGGAAGATTCCTGTTTCTTTCTCCTCTTTTTGGGTGCATAATGACAGGGTTTTGGTTTCACCATTTTTGGCTGCCTCGCTTTCCAATCATGGtcagctttctttctttctttcattcgCTTTAGTTTCGATGCTTTTCCTTTTCTGTTTATCAAAGTAGtaaaattgggtaagtttttctttttccGGAAAGCATTTTGGTGAAATTAAAGTTACGGGCTTTGATTCATGAATCTTCCTTCTCAAAACAGGGTCGTGGCCTGAGAGTTATGAGAGCTAGTTTGTCAAGGACGCGAAGGGTTAATGGACGTGTGATGCGATCGCTGAGAGATTCGCAAGTTGCAGCTTCAGAGATGGTGCGGCAGAATAGGAGGACCAGGGCAAAGCTGGAGCTGATTTTTGTAGCCAATACACTTGCTAATCAATGGGTTTATGATCGTCTTGTTGAGATTGAGAACGACCCGTTGATGAGGAACGCTTTCGAAAGGACTCGGAACCTGGGTGGGACTGAGAGGAACAGTCTTAACATGAACCGAGCTCGAGCTTTTAGAGGGAGGCGGCGCCACCCTTGATCACCGTGGGTTGTAACTCTGGAGGTGGTGGTGGAGCATGAGGTTTTATGGGTTCCCTTTTTTCTGCCCATAACCTTACCCCTCGCTAAGATACTCTGTTTTTCATTTTACGTTCATGTGTTTTTGTTTAAATTTGTAAGAGAGATAATGCCATGATAAAgtgaagagaagagaagaggggCAGGCAGATCGTGGGTTACGGCATATTAAATCTCAATGTTTTGCTGTTAATTACTGGATAAACTTtagtttacttttttttttctgatgCTGTGGTTTATGGTAACTTAGCTAATTAATTACTCTTAGTGGCCAATCATtcatttattgtgctattaacaAAAATCGACCAAATTCTTAAAGAAGTGGATAAGATCGGAATAAACTAGTAATTAGCTGACATTTGGCCTCAATGGTGAGGCCAGCTGCCTTTGTGATTGTGTAATTATGATTCCACTTTTTTTAATCATTAAAAAAACGTGTGCTTTTCCAGGCGAATGTtcaaacacataattaatatgcTTACATACATTCTCCAAATAAATTGAGTTAATTCGTATTAATGATTTATTTCatcatttaattttataaaagaaattgttttaactatttatataaatttttattacttttaaactttaaaattgatttatttgtcaaattattttaaaatggatagaaatattaatatttgttaattttattgacGTGACATACACATGAATTATTATGTGtaattagtaattaattaaaattcaaaaaattataaaagttatttttaaaagatttattttatatttttaaatttttaaattttaaaattaattaaatattaacatgACATACATCATCACATCAATAAAGttaacaaattttaacttttcaatctattttgaaatgatttaacaaataatataaatttaaaacttaaaagagataaaaaataaaaaattaaaataattttttattaaattagaattataaataaatcataatGTCAAAATTGAATAACTCAATTTATCACATTATTTTCATAAGATAGAGACTTAGAACCTAAAGTATATAAGTCCCAATGTCTCAAACTTTGCAAATACATCTAAGActtcattatcaaatatttttctttaaaaaattatttttatggaaaaccttaaaaaatgaaaaatatttctCGTTTAATTTGAAAATGGATTTAATTTTCCTAAACTAGAATATTTAagagaaatatatattttaattattgcgACGTGATATTTTCATCTAGCGTGTGACTTTTTCTATATCCAATTAACTTTGTGAAGTTTGCTATAATCTAGAAGCACTTAATAAGGTCCAACATGACTAATTAATGTCAATAATTGAGGCTTGCTTATGCACTTTATATTCTTATGGTTAAACGTAAGTAATATGATTAAACATTTCATAATTATGCATTTGCTTTTTGCATGTAAATATATTTGTGttgagaattataagttggagTGATCCTCCTTATGTGTCTATTTCAGTGGCGTCGCATAGtagaaataataaatttttaatttatttttttataatttataaaattaataaataataataaaattatattttaactctaaaaataataataatttaatttaattatttaaaaattataaaatataaacaattaaaataatagaTTTTATACAGTTTAATTTTGAGTCTACGCTACACCACTTATTTAAGAAAAGCTTGACTCACCAAAAAGTGGGTGAAGATTAGATGACGGTGCTTGTCATGACTCTATTGTGACAAACATGTTTACTTAAGATACCTACAGATATGATTATTCAAACTACTTCACACCCCCATCTAGATTACCATTCACAGCTTCACTACCTTCACTttgactttctttctttttagggTAAAAGGCCCATAAGGATGGGTCAAATTTGttaggaaaattttatttaaatatctttttcaattcaaacaaaattaaattcagattataaaatatataaatacacccgaattataataaaaaaataaaaatattaaacatatggtttttgaaaattaaaaaatattttaaactcaaatataaaaataaatgccCTTTTCAGAAAAGGAAATTAATTTTGGAATTttctttataataataattatttttaatcatgTAATGTGATGTGAAGTGATATAATTTAATGTCTAATATATAATTGGCATAAAAAGATAAATATACTTTTTAAGCTACCAATCACAAAAGTGCTTATGTGAAAACTGAATACAAAATAAttttgtatttataatatttattctatgttttgtgtaaatttttgtATTTATAATAATTTGATCTATGtatgttttaaatttaaaagttaatcaaattatttaatattattaaactcAATTATCAAATTACTTATTTCAATATCAACAAGtgcaaaaaattaataaaatcatcaaTGGCAAATTAGAAAAGAATCAATGGTTgaagtttatatatttttttattaacaaTTGGAATAATTTTTCAGTTTTAATAACACACATTGTTTAAATTTTCAGTTCTTCAACTGACTTCTTTCATCAGCTGGACAAAATATTACTAAGATTATAATAGTTTATGACATTTTCTATTTAGTTTTTGAAACAAttttgtatttataatatttttattctatGTTTTGtgtaattttttatttacttttctttaaaataagtgtAGTATCGCAATTCTTAATATTTAtttgtaaataaaagaataatgtgTTGAAGCATATTTGAATTCATATACTCTTATAATGATAACAATATCTTACGTTTATTAAGTTAAAACTCAATCCACATGTTTtgcttaattaaaatattaataattttataattaaataatattttatctaATTGAAactcataaaataaatttaatttaaagaaGCGCAAACAATGAATTAAGAGAAAAAGCACATCATACCGATGGTCTTAAACcaaattaattcataatttatgcatttaattttagatttttacaaatgcaatcacattcatatttacatttttatttcttttaatattaaaaattcttTCTAAAATAACATTTATCTCAACCgtaaaaatacaattttagtgtttttgaattaatatatttaaaaataaaaaatatatttttaaagtcACATTGAGGTGGTTTCAAAAGTTTGAATGGGGACTCTAAAACAGCAGCAGGTTTGATCTCCCCTGTTTCTGTTGGCTGTTGTTGTCCACAAATGAGTTTGTCctttcttttatatttaaaaccaatatatatattaatataaatttatttgaaattaattttgagcaagaattatataaaagaaaattttagacCAATGAAATTGTAGCCTTCCTTGGGAAGGAGAAGACTTTTGCAAACATGCCGATTTATTGGCGCTTAGCACCAGCCCCACCCTCTGCTTTAAACAATGTATGTTTtagaatattaattttttatttttaaaacttttcaaaaa
This is a stretch of genomic DNA from Gossypium arboreum isolate Shixiya-1 chromosome 11, ASM2569848v2, whole genome shotgun sequence. It encodes these proteins:
- the LOC108472951 gene encoding uncharacterized protein LOC108472951 → MFPFFYLLTPQPLGQKEKRKTEEPSPLLSFNLIEKSSKRRGRFLFLSPLFGCIMTGFWFHHFWLPRFPIMGRGLRVMRASLSRTRRVNGRVMRSLRDSQVAASEMVRQNRRTRAKLELIFVANTLANQWVYDRLVEIENDPLMRNAFERTRNLGGTERNSLNMNRARAFRGRRRHP